TGGAAAAGATCGTCGAGTGGTATAGAATCTACATTTTTTTAATAATCTGAGTTCATGTTTCGTTGCAGTTTTCCGTTGCTTTGTGCTGTATGGACCTGTGTTCCAGTTCTAACGTTGGATGAGCGATGCATGAAAAATCAACCCACCTGAACACCGATGTCATCTTATTGCTTCGGGCAGGGTAAACATGTCTTGTTTCCTTTTATTCGACCAGGTTTCTTGCATCATGGCAAGCATTTGATTCTCCTTTTAGGGGAACGCAACTGGGTTGTGTTTATGATGTACTGGTTATACTAGGCCACTTGGTGGATACTGAGGATGTATCTTAGAGACCAAGAAAGTGGTTTACAATGCAGATGGATTGCATATCGTGACTTCTGAAAGACTTCATGACTTTGTATTATTTGCACGGGGGCTTGTGGTGCACACAAAATTCTTAACTACCGAGTGCAGATCTCAAGTGACGTGGAATTTTGGTGGTGCAGGTGTGGGGAAGATGGTGACACACGCTAGGTGGTGTGGGTGGCTGCAGCTCGGTCCTCTACGGAGCTTGTTGAGTTAAAAAGTGAAATATGTTTTGCGTGAAAGGTAGGTCAAACTTGTTTCGAGCTGAATTTCATGAGGGTTCAGACGTGAGGAGTTGTCTCAGCATAAACATCGGCAGAATTCTTGTGCATGGATTAATATTCACGCGGTTTGTGAAGTGATAAGGATTGCAACAAGCAAGGTAATTTATAAAACTAAACGAATGTCAGACTGATTATGCGGATTATTCGTCCACCTCGTCATCCACTGTCCCTTGCAACACCCAGGCCTCCTTCGGTTGCTAGCCTCAGGGGCGAGGTATTAACCCCCAGGGGCTGGGTGAAACTATGTGATGTTTACAGTGTATATGATGTTTGATTATCCTTGTGATGTTACAAATTCTTGCTGGGAGGATTCCTGCTGTCACACTCGCACGTATCCCACACAAAGCTTTGGAAATGATCATTGGCTGGGAGAGTAGAAGTAACGCAACACCCGGATGAAGGAGAATGTTTCAAACCAGCtaccggtgtacaacatgctcagCAGATTGAATAGTAACCCGCAGAGCTATTTGGTCATTGAGCATCGGTTAATACCGTGGGATCCAGGTAATGTTCTAGCACATCACCTCTAAGTGTAACCAGACCACGAGCTCGATTCCCTGTCAGTCGACCTGTTTTGAGTGTTGATATGAGTTCCTCTTATGTGCTTGTTCTCGGGAGGGAATTCCATGCTCTGTAGGATCCTAGTGGCTACAACCGCCGGTGGGTTGATGACAGCCCGTGACATATTCCAATATGGGTTGTTGCCAACGATTCATACTGTATGGAAGATCCCATGGTCAATTGAATTGGAGTACTCTGATGTTGGCAACTATCCTATACAAAAGAGTGCAGGCTTCCTATTGGCTGATTGGTCTCTATAAATGGTGGCTTCCATTCCATCGTCTCATTTCAAGCAAGGCGAGTATGGTAACGTTTCGCACGTTCACTTGCTTGCATATGCTGCCATGTGGAGCTCCTGCATTTTGAAGTTTGGCCAAAGGGATTTGTGATCCTAGCATATGAAGTTCGGCCACATGAATTTGCGATCCTATCATATGAAGTTTGGCCACAGGAATTTGCGATCCTAGCACCTTGGCACTTCTATGTTTCTACATTTTTTTCACAAGCTAATGCTGGGATCCAGGTTGAAGCTTCAACCTATTGGCGCCATGCTCGACCTAGTACCCAGCAGCCGCCACAACTACATCAACTTTGACAAAGAATCTCATGTACCATCACATCCCGGCGATTCAATATGGCATCGGCATAGGGTAAAAATACAAGGGGAGTGGAACTGAAGGGAGGCCTGGACCTCGCGTGTTGTGTGTGTGCTCTGTACTATTAATCTTCTTCCTATAGTTCCTCTCTTCCTCCCCCGAAGCCCTTGCTACAATTGGAGTTTGAGAGTATCCATCCAGTGATTTAGATAACCAGGTTGCTTATAGTAAAGAAGCTATGGTAGCACAAGCGAATACAATCATCACATGCCATTTCACGGTTCCAATTCGGTGGCATCACTCATCAATAATATGATAATCATCAGGGGATCGAAAAAGGGAAGAAAGAAAATCAAAAGCCTCAATTTGTTCTAGTACCAAAATTTTGGCAGCATATTCGCCAACCAATAGCCGATTGAATCGCGGAGCCGCTAGCCCCTTCCCCAAATTGCAGGAAGACGATGGGAAAGAATCTCCTAAGAAACAGAACACCCGGCCGGCCGGCCGAGCTTACCGGCGATGTCCTCAGCGGTGCGCCGTGACGAGCGTCTCGATGAAGCGCAGCCCGTCGAACCGCGGCGCGAACTTCTTCTCTTCCGCGCGGTCCTCCCCCGTCGACGGCGAAGATTTCTGCGAAATCGGCAAGAGGAACGAAACAGTTTAGGAGGACACCGCCGTGATCCCAAATCAAAGACCGAATTGGCATGGAATGAGAGATTCTTTTGGCAGGAGGGGATTGAGGGTGGAGGCGATTGAGGAGATTCGTGATCCGCGCAGCACGTACCTGTTTCCGGAAGAGGAAGCTATCGCATCTGCCGACGACGACGGTGGCAGCCGGCACCGTGGGGGCGCAGTCGCACGCGAGGAGCTCGGCGCCGGAGGCCACGGCGACGGCAGCCGCggacgcgacggcggcggcgacaccCCACATCATCCCCGATCCGATCCTAGTGCTGCTACTCTGGCGGCAGGCTGGTCGGCGGCGGGGGCGGGTGGCTGGTAGGACGCTGGCGGCTCTTTGGCAGGCTGGAAACAGACCGACGGCTAGCCGCGTATTTTTATATACGAGAAGACGCCGGACTTTAACCGGATTGGAAAATTGGAGCCGCGTCCTGGCGCTGTCCATCGGTGGGTGCGGCGGCGGGCCGGCCGAACAGACTTGCTGCTCTGGCTGTGGTTGGAATGTTGCCATGTTGGATGATGGACTGATGGATGTTTACCGCCCTGAGTCGCCTACAAAGATAATCTCACCTACGCTGTACACACCGGTTTTGCTACTATCTCCTGGTTAATTAATTCCAAAAGTTCAGTTTGCTTCAAAATAACCCATGGCCTGAGAATGAGCCGTTTTTTGAACCTctaaaaattcaaatttgaacatttcaaaaaaatgaaaataatacCAGATGTAGAAAATACAGTAATCTACTAGTGTGTAAATTTGTAGAACgaaatatgttgtattttgagTTCAGCAAAGATGACAGATCTAGGTTTTTATCGTCGACGAACAATGATGAGCAGTACTCGATTTTATCATTTTCGTGAGATTTTATTGTTTTTACTGAGTTCTAAATATAACTTATTCTATTTTAAAATTTTGCACACGGATAGAATACAACATTAACTACGACCAGatgtttttcggaattttttgaatCTTTGAAATAAAATGTTTTGAActttcaaaaagaaaagaaaaaaaatctgGGTTACACCTGGTATTTACGCCTACAACCTCTTTTGGAACGAAAAAACTCTACACATTCCTCCAAAAAAAATCTACACATAGAAATAGTAAAAATTGCATGAATTAAAATGTCACGTATCATGAATTTTCAGGGAAATAAAAACCATATTAAAGTTTCAATAACGTTGTTTGGATGTTACAAAGGAAAACACAAGAACAATAGACACAAGTAAATAAAAACATGACGTGAGATCTCATGTTAGTTTTCCTAAAATATCCTATGAAGCATATTGCATAGGAATTTCCAAGCAATTTTAGATTCATGTTCCTTTGTTTCATACGACACCATATGAATTCTTCCTATTGCAATCCTATCCTCCAAAATTTCAACACTTTTCCTTTGTTTCAAACGGGGCCTAAACTCACAAAACGGTCTGAACATATCACTTATTTTAGTGGTTTTGATCCTTGTTTTGTCCTAATCATCAACGCCACATCATTTGTTTTTATCATCTTCGGCCATGTCGCGTAGAATGCGTTCCCCAAACCAATAAGTAATGATTTGACCCCTTATAATATTGTGCATGTGTGATACTGTGATTAGCATCTATGTAGTAACATTGACCGTCACAAAACTTGAAGCTATTATCTGATTTATCTTAATACAATGCTCCACGCGACATGCGGAGGAATCTAGCGTGGACAATTGATCAGTGAAAACCGCGGCATGCATCATCATGGTGCACATTAGGACGCGTTGTCACATCAATGTTGCATGTTCTTACCTTAACTAGTGATATTGTACATGCGTGCTTCATTTTATCTTTTAAAATTCCATCTACTAACACATAACTACAAGAGGAAACCTCAAGAACATGCCTATCTCCAATCA
This Lolium perenne isolate Kyuss_39 chromosome 1, Kyuss_2.0, whole genome shotgun sequence DNA region includes the following protein-coding sequences:
- the LOC127303448 gene encoding uncharacterized protein — encoded protein: MDSARTRLQFSNPVKVRRLLVYKNTRLAVGLFPACQRAASVLPATRPRRRPACRQSSSTRIGSGMMWGVAAAVASAAAVAVASGAELLACDCAPTVPAATVVVGRCDSFLFRKQKSSPSTGEDRAEEKKFAPRFDGLRFIETLVTAHR